Proteins found in one Solitalea lacus genomic segment:
- a CDS encoding CPBP family intramembrane glutamic endopeptidase has product MFRGVLQGQSFWVKLVALVGMAIFSMSIFTALSALLLKPLFGINIVADANALMDLSNAHAIGAYKFLQIVQAITLFIIPAFIFPVLCGENTLSYLGMDKKPTLLMLVLVLLIAYFSSPLFEFSNQLNQKMSFPSFLSGLEDWMKAKEQQLGDLTKAFLKMDNFNQLALNLLMMAVLPAIGEELLFRGVTQRLFIEWFRNAHIGIWVAAIVFSALHFQFYGFLPRMLLGVLFGYLFYWSGNIWLAILAHFINNATVVVFSYLFQHKVINFNIEATGSLSITSYLVCAALSALLIIMFYRIVYKRTQAN; this is encoded by the coding sequence GTGTTCAGAGGAGTTTTACAAGGACAATCTTTTTGGGTTAAGTTAGTGGCTTTGGTTGGAATGGCAATCTTTAGCATGTCCATTTTTACAGCATTATCGGCTTTATTGTTAAAGCCATTGTTCGGGATTAACATAGTAGCTGATGCCAATGCATTGATGGATTTATCCAACGCACATGCTATTGGAGCTTACAAGTTTTTACAGATTGTTCAAGCTATCACTCTTTTTATAATTCCTGCATTTATTTTTCCGGTTCTGTGTGGAGAGAACACGCTATCCTATTTGGGAATGGATAAAAAGCCCACACTATTAATGTTGGTTTTAGTGTTGCTGATCGCCTATTTCTCGTCGCCACTATTTGAGTTTAGTAATCAATTGAACCAAAAAATGAGCTTCCCTTCTTTTTTGAGTGGGTTAGAAGATTGGATGAAAGCCAAGGAACAACAGCTCGGCGATTTAACGAAGGCTTTTTTGAAAATGGATAATTTCAATCAGCTTGCGCTAAATCTACTTATGATGGCAGTCTTGCCTGCAATTGGAGAAGAACTTTTGTTTAGGGGAGTAACTCAGCGGCTTTTTATCGAGTGGTTCAGGAATGCACATATTGGTATTTGGGTGGCGGCAATTGTATTTAGTGCACTGCATTTTCAGTTTTATGGATTCTTACCCAGAATGTTGTTAGGTGTGCTTTTTGGCTACTTGTTTTATTGGAGTGGTAATATTTGGCTGGCAATACTGGCCCATTTCATAAACAATGCAACGGTTGTGGTGTTTTCATATTTGTTTCAACATAAAGTCATTAATTTTAATATTGAAGCAACCGGAAGTTTGTCGATTACAAGTTATCTGGTTTGCGCTGCACTTAGCGCTTTGTTAATTATAATGTTTTATCGCATAGTTTATAAAAGGACGCAAGCAAATTAA
- a CDS encoding Glu/Leu/Phe/Val family dehydrogenase produces the protein MEVKESKLIGHSNPFESMMSRFDVAAKILGLDEDTYNMLKSPVKQVMVNLPVTMDNGRINVYEGFRVIHNNYMGPGKGGIRYAMDVDLDEVKALAAWMTWKCSVVNVPFGGAKGGIKCDPRKMSKGELERLTRAYTQAMADVFGPEKDIPAPDMGTGQQEMAWLMDEFSRIKGFTNAGVVTGKPLVLGGSKGRVEATGRGVMVTCRAALNKLKINPANATAAVQGFGNVGSISAKLLESQGIKIVAISDVTGAYYNKEGINVSEAIAYSQANKNSLEGYKNAEKITNEELLTLDVDVLVPAALQDVITKDNAANIKAKLIVEGANGPTSANADAILKEKGIMIVPDILANAGGVTVSYFEWVQNHQGYYWTEERVNRRADRTMKEAFEQVYQASIKFNVDMRIAAYIVAIDKVASTRKLLGGF, from the coding sequence ATGGAAGTTAAAGAGAGCAAGCTCATCGGACATTCTAATCCGTTTGAGTCAATGATGTCACGTTTTGACGTGGCTGCCAAAATTCTTGGATTGGACGAAGACACCTATAACATGTTAAAATCACCTGTTAAACAGGTAATGGTTAATCTGCCGGTAACTATGGATAACGGACGTATTAACGTGTATGAAGGATTTCGTGTAATTCACAATAACTACATGGGTCCAGGTAAAGGTGGTATCCGCTATGCAATGGATGTTGATCTGGATGAGGTAAAGGCCTTAGCTGCCTGGATGACTTGGAAGTGTTCAGTGGTAAACGTTCCTTTTGGTGGTGCCAAAGGAGGTATTAAATGTGACCCACGCAAAATGTCTAAGGGAGAGCTAGAGCGTTTAACACGTGCTTACACACAAGCAATGGCCGACGTTTTTGGTCCTGAGAAAGACATTCCTGCTCCTGATATGGGAACCGGTCAGCAAGAGATGGCATGGTTAATGGACGAGTTTTCAAGAATTAAAGGCTTTACCAACGCAGGCGTTGTAACAGGTAAACCTTTGGTGCTTGGCGGTTCAAAAGGACGCGTTGAGGCAACTGGCCGTGGTGTAATGGTTACCTGCCGAGCTGCCTTAAACAAATTAAAAATTAACCCTGCTAATGCAACAGCAGCAGTTCAAGGCTTTGGCAATGTAGGTTCTATTTCAGCAAAATTGCTAGAAAGTCAAGGAATTAAAATCGTAGCTATTTCTGACGTTACCGGCGCTTATTATAATAAAGAAGGTATTAACGTTTCAGAAGCAATAGCATATTCTCAGGCTAATAAAAACTCACTAGAAGGGTATAAAAATGCTGAGAAAATTACTAACGAGGAGTTATTGACATTAGACGTTGATGTTTTGGTTCCTGCAGCTTTACAAGATGTTATTACTAAAGATAATGCTGCGAATATCAAAGCTAAGTTAATTGTTGAAGGAGCAAATGGTCCTACTTCGGCAAACGCTGATGCTATTTTGAAAGAAAAAGGCATTATGATCGTTCCGGACATTTTGGCTAACGCCGGAGGTGTAACAGTATCCTATTTTGAGTGGGTGCAAAACCATCAAGGTTACTATTGGACTGAGGAACGTGTAAACCGTCGTGCTGATCGTACTATGAAAGAAGCATTTGAACAGGTATATCAAGCTTCTATCAAATTTAATGTAGATATGCGTATTGCAGCTTACATTGTAGCTATTGATAAAGTAGCAAGTACACGTAAATTATTAGGCGGATTCTAA
- a CDS encoding zinc metallopeptidase: MYWILIGGTFLISMLVSWRFKSKFNKYSNEPLSAGLTGRDVAEKMLRDYGITDVQVISVEGHLGDHYNPANKTVNLSPDVYHGASVAAAAVAAHECGHAVQHAKAYAWLGFRSAMVPVLSVASQWMMWIIMGGLILLQMTHNPTVLWIGIALFAATTVFSFVTLPVEFDASNRALAWLDNSGITRSREHEDAKDALWWAAMTYVVAALGSLATLIYYIMIATSGSRRN, encoded by the coding sequence ATGTATTGGATTTTAATAGGAGGAACATTTTTAATTAGCATGCTTGTTAGCTGGCGCTTTAAAAGTAAGTTTAACAAGTATTCGAATGAACCGCTTTCAGCAGGATTAACCGGGCGTGATGTTGCTGAGAAAATGTTACGCGATTACGGAATAACAGATGTTCAAGTTATATCAGTTGAAGGGCATCTGGGCGATCATTACAATCCGGCAAATAAAACAGTAAACCTTAGTCCTGATGTTTATCATGGTGCTAGTGTGGCAGCAGCGGCTGTTGCAGCACACGAGTGCGGACATGCTGTTCAACACGCGAAAGCCTATGCTTGGTTAGGTTTTCGTTCGGCTATGGTTCCAGTGTTAAGTGTGGCTTCACAATGGATGATGTGGATAATTATGGGAGGATTGATCTTGTTGCAAATGACACACAATCCTACCGTTTTATGGATAGGTATTGCCTTGTTTGCTGCTACTACCGTATTCAGCTTTGTAACCCTTCCAGTAGAGTTTGATGCCAGCAACAGAGCACTGGCTTGGCTTGACAATTCGGGAATAACCCGTTCTAGAGAGCATGAAGATGCTAAAGATGCATTATGGTGGGCTGCTATGACTTATGTGGTTGCAGCTTTAGGTTCACTTGCAACGCTGATTTATTACATAATGATTGCAACAAGCGGAAGCAGAAGAAATTAA
- a CDS encoding phosphatidylserine decarboxylase family protein, which translates to MKFHREGYASLALVIVVSAAIIWAARYFFPETAFVHYFAYTLAVVLIITILQFFRDPAIKINKNESFVLSPADGKVVVIEEVEESEYFKDRRIQVSVFMSPVNVHVNRNPIGGLVKYAKYHPGLYLVAWHPKSSTENERTTIVIEQKPKVEVLFRQIAGALARRIVFYVKEGDKVGQGEEMGFIKFGSRVDVFLPIGTKINVELNQVVKGGRTVLAEI; encoded by the coding sequence ATGAAATTTCATCGTGAAGGCTATGCAAGTTTAGCCTTAGTAATAGTAGTTAGTGCAGCTATTATTTGGGCTGCCCGTTATTTTTTTCCAGAAACCGCGTTTGTGCATTATTTTGCATATACTTTAGCTGTGGTACTTATTATTACAATTTTGCAGTTTTTTAGAGATCCTGCAATTAAAATCAATAAGAACGAAAGTTTTGTACTTTCTCCTGCAGATGGAAAAGTTGTAGTAATTGAGGAAGTTGAAGAATCAGAATATTTTAAAGATCGCAGGATACAGGTTTCAGTATTTATGTCACCTGTTAATGTGCACGTAAACCGTAACCCGATAGGGGGACTAGTGAAATATGCTAAATATCATCCGGGATTGTATTTGGTAGCTTGGCATCCAAAATCATCAACAGAGAACGAGCGCACAACTATTGTAATTGAACAAAAGCCAAAAGTTGAAGTGTTGTTCCGTCAGATTGCTGGAGCCTTAGCCCGTCGTATTGTATTCTATGTAAAAGAAGGCGATAAAGTTGGACAAGGGGAAGAGATGGGCTTTATTAAGTTTGGATCAAGAGTAGATGTTTTCTTACCGATCGGAACCAAGATTAACGTAGAGTTAAATCAGGTTGTTAAGGGAGGTCGTACTGTTTTAGCTGAGATTTAG
- the apaG gene encoding Co2+/Mg2+ efflux protein ApaG — MVTKITDGVKISVETVYQPEYSNPANNHFMFAYKITIENLTDYTVQLLRRHWYIFDSSGTNREVEGEGVVGQQPVIEPGESHEYVSGCNLNTEMGTMKGTYEMTRLFDGSHFEVNIPEFQLVCPYRLN; from the coding sequence ATGGTTACTAAAATTACAGACGGTGTTAAAATTTCGGTTGAAACCGTATACCAACCGGAATACTCAAATCCGGCAAACAATCATTTTATGTTTGCCTATAAAATCACCATAGAAAATTTAACAGATTATACGGTACAATTGCTACGCAGGCATTGGTACATCTTCGACTCAAGCGGAACGAACCGCGAAGTTGAAGGCGAAGGCGTTGTTGGACAACAACCTGTAATAGAGCCTGGGGAAAGTCATGAGTATGTATCAGGCTGTAACCTTAACACCGAAATGGGAACTATGAAAGGAACCTACGAGATGACCCGTTTATTTGATGGCTCTCATTTTGAAGTAAACATTCCTGAGTTTCAACTGGTCTGCCCGTACAGGCTTAATTAG
- a CDS encoding phosphatidate cytidylyltransferase has protein sequence MSNLVQRAITGFFFVAVLVFCVVYSGYSLVALFFLISVLSLYEFYGLIKQGGYNPNKMMGLAFGVILYALIVLRAYTQVSDKYLVLLFPLLFFFFLRELYRKQEKPFENVAITLLGPVYSVIPFVFFISLGFTHGMIYNYELPLGFLLLLWSNDTFAYLFGRQFGKHRLFERISPKKSWEGFFGGMISAAIISQVIAQYFQTLNSVNWAIVSLIIVCFGTLGDLVESMFKRSLNVKDSGNILPGHGGLLDRFDGLLLAAPFVYAYLIFLGV, from the coding sequence ATGAGTAATTTAGTTCAACGTGCCATAACCGGATTTTTCTTTGTTGCCGTTCTTGTTTTTTGTGTAGTTTATAGTGGATATTCACTGGTTGCCCTGTTTTTCCTTATTTCAGTTTTAAGTTTATACGAGTTTTACGGATTAATAAAACAGGGCGGATACAACCCCAATAAGATGATGGGCTTAGCTTTTGGGGTTATTCTTTATGCGCTCATTGTGTTACGCGCCTACACACAGGTCTCAGATAAATATTTGGTGTTGTTATTCCCTCTGTTATTCTTTTTCTTTTTACGTGAACTTTATAGAAAACAGGAGAAACCTTTCGAAAATGTAGCCATTACTTTATTGGGTCCTGTATATTCCGTAATTCCCTTTGTATTCTTTATAAGTTTAGGGTTTACCCATGGAATGATTTATAATTACGAGCTGCCGCTGGGTTTTTTGTTATTACTTTGGAGTAATGACACTTTTGCCTACCTATTTGGCCGTCAGTTTGGAAAGCATCGTTTATTTGAGCGAATTTCACCAAAGAAATCCTGGGAAGGATTCTTTGGAGGGATGATTTCTGCAGCAATTATTTCCCAAGTAATTGCTCAATACTTTCAAACACTTAATTCCGTTAACTGGGCTATTGTAAGCTTAATCATCGTATGCTTCGGCACTTTAGGTGATTTGGTTGAATCAATGTTTAAGAGGAGTTTAAATGTTAAAGACTCAGGGAACATACTTCCTGGCCATGGTGGCTTACTCGATAGATTTGACGGTTTATTGCTTGCAGCGCCATTTGTGTATGCTTATCTAATTTTTCTGGGGGTTTAA
- the dusB gene encoding tRNA dihydrouridine synthase DusB — translation MEDVSDPPFRYVCKQNGADLMYTEFISSEGLIRDAAKSIQKLDIFEYERPIGIQIFGSNIDSMREATVVATKAEPNLIDINYGCPVKNVACKGAGASLLQDIDKMVKMTKAVVEATHLPVTVKTRLGWDDNTKNVYEVAERLQEVGIKALTIHGRTRSQMYKGVADWTLIREIKRNPNIEIPIFGNGDVDSVEKAFAWRKEFEVDGIMIGRASIGYPWIFREVKHFFETGEILTGPTIAERVEVCRTHFMKSIEWKGEKVGIFEMRRHYANYFKGLQNSKELRNKLVSLNSVDEINAVLDEINSVYSEVLA, via the coding sequence ATGGAAGACGTGAGCGATCCGCCGTTTCGTTACGTGTGTAAGCAAAATGGAGCTGATTTAATGTACACGGAGTTTATTTCTTCTGAAGGATTAATTCGTGATGCTGCAAAGAGTATTCAGAAGCTTGATATTTTTGAATATGAACGCCCAATCGGCATTCAAATTTTCGGAAGCAATATTGACAGCATGCGAGAAGCAACTGTTGTCGCTACAAAGGCAGAACCTAACCTTATTGATATAAACTATGGTTGTCCGGTAAAGAATGTAGCTTGTAAAGGAGCGGGAGCCAGTTTGTTGCAAGACATTGACAAGATGGTGAAGATGACCAAAGCCGTTGTAGAGGCAACCCATTTGCCTGTTACCGTAAAAACCCGTTTAGGTTGGGACGACAACACAAAAAATGTGTATGAAGTTGCCGAACGTTTACAAGAGGTTGGCATTAAGGCTTTGACGATTCACGGCCGTACACGCTCTCAAATGTATAAGGGAGTAGCCGACTGGACACTAATTCGTGAAATAAAACGAAATCCTAATATTGAAATTCCAATTTTTGGCAACGGCGATGTTGATTCAGTTGAAAAAGCATTCGCTTGGAGGAAAGAATTTGAAGTGGATGGAATTATGATTGGTCGTGCATCTATTGGCTACCCATGGATTTTCCGTGAGGTCAAACACTTTTTCGAAACTGGAGAAATTCTGACGGGCCCAACTATTGCAGAACGAGTAGAAGTTTGCCGTACTCACTTCATGAAATCAATAGAATGGAAAGGCGAAAAAGTAGGAATTTTTGAGATGAGAAGACATTATGCCAACTATTTTAAAGGTTTACAGAACAGTAAAGAACTTCGTAATAAGTTGGTTTCTCTAAATTCAGTTGATGAAATAAATGCGGTTTTAGATGAAATAAATTCGGTTTACTCAGAAGTGCTGGCATAA
- a CDS encoding putative signal transducing protein yields the protein MEANWIKIYSTHEWFKAELISHLLEQEDIDLVQINKKDSSYMSFGTIELYVHNVDFTKAIEIIVLNEE from the coding sequence ATGGAGGCTAACTGGATAAAAATTTACAGTACACATGAATGGTTCAAAGCTGAATTAATAAGTCATTTACTTGAACAAGAGGATATTGATTTGGTGCAGATCAATAAGAAGGATTCTTCGTACATGAGTTTTGGGACCATCGAGTTATACGTTCATAATGTTGATTTCACAAAAGCAATTGAAATAATTGTTTTAAATGAGGAGTAA